A genomic region of Dactylococcopsis salina PCC 8305 contains the following coding sequences:
- a CDS encoding AAA domain-containing protein codes for MSNYPIIFRPQQRQSIALPLPSSEERIVTANPAEDHFFWYYLSPYFGNQIDHNKQFKSYTPDFVYIDPAANLYIDIECDEPYVYDTGEATHYIGKDRQRDRAFTENGWFVLRFAEEQIITSPESCCLIIAKLIARYSSNKSVLNQFPDTQKIRKIPFWTKSQAEEMAREKQRDRYLNQNEINQEIKAVSETTLLNSLEGFINTETDSQIRETKQIWRKPLAERIEDGYAISGLQIIQYTGNKITLRYSGENLSKFSAGNPLRLSLNQPFDPNNSYACILEEETGNDLILRAGYQTIFPDLDTSRQDWVLDQDSIDVRRYLIAALAEIKESPPIQDKILNILQGKTLPDIPTTNYQQSWEFITDLKLGLSDKQKEALVSAIATQNYYLIQGPPGTGKTRLLAHLATILARHHKRVLVTAFTHTAINNALRTIKETTGYSHIFKVGGEDKTTGLTWEGGEIKNYEYFNNSPYTAESKGLIIGGTCFALRTNRLKGIDFDTVIFDEAGQITLPIALSGMLAGKRHIFIGDHKQMSPVITAKH; via the coding sequence GTGTCTAACTATCCCATTATTTTCCGTCCCCAACAACGTCAATCGATCGCGCTCCCGCTTCCTTCCTCAGAAGAACGAATCGTAACCGCAAATCCTGCTGAAGACCATTTTTTCTGGTACTATTTAAGCCCTTATTTTGGCAATCAAATTGATCACAATAAGCAATTTAAAAGTTACACCCCAGATTTTGTTTACATTGATCCAGCCGCTAATCTTTACATTGATATCGAATGTGATGAACCCTATGTTTATGATACAGGTGAAGCCACTCATTACATCGGAAAAGATCGACAGCGCGATCGCGCCTTCACCGAAAATGGCTGGTTTGTGTTACGTTTTGCAGAAGAGCAAATTATCACTTCCCCTGAAAGCTGTTGTCTAATTATTGCGAAACTAATCGCCCGTTATAGTAGCAACAAATCCGTTTTAAATCAGTTTCCAGATACGCAAAAAATTAGAAAAATACCATTTTGGACAAAATCACAAGCTGAAGAGATGGCGCGGGAAAAACAGCGCGATCGATACTTAAATCAAAATGAGATTAATCAGGAAATCAAAGCCGTTTCCGAAACAACTCTACTCAACAGTTTAGAAGGATTTATCAACACAGAAACCGACTCTCAAATTCGAGAAACCAAACAGATTTGGCGTAAACCGTTAGCAGAAAGAATAGAAGATGGCTATGCAATTTCTGGATTACAAATTATTCAATATACAGGAAATAAAATCACCCTCCGTTATTCAGGAGAAAATCTTTCTAAATTCTCAGCAGGAAATCCTCTCCGTTTAAGTTTAAATCAGCCTTTCGATCCGAACAATAGTTATGCTTGTATCTTAGAAGAAGAAACAGGAAATGATTTAATTCTTCGTGCTGGTTATCAAACGATTTTTCCTGATTTAGACACTTCTCGACAAGATTGGGTATTAGATCAAGACTCGATCGATGTTCGTCGTTATTTGATTGCTGCTTTAGCGGAAATTAAAGAATCTCCTCCAATTCAAGATAAAATTCTCAATATCCTACAAGGAAAAACTCTTCCTGATATTCCCACCACAAACTATCAGCAAAGTTGGGAGTTTATCACCGACTTAAAATTAGGACTTTCTGATAAACAAAAAGAAGCCTTAGTGAGCGCGATCGCGACGCAAAATTATTATTTAATTCAAGGTCCCCCTGGAACAGGAAAAACCCGATTATTAGCACATTTAGCGACCATTTTAGCCCGTCATCACAAGCGAGTTTTAGTAACAGCGTTTACCCATACGGCGATTAATAACGCCTTGCGAACCATTAAAGAAACCACTGGTTACAGTCATATTTTCAAAGTTGGAGGAGAAGATAAAACAACTGGCTTAACTTGGGAAGGAGGAGAAATCAAAAACTATGAATACTTTAATAATAGTCCTTATACAGCAGAAAGCAAAGGATTGATTATTGGGGGAACTTGTTTTGCATTACGCACAAATCGGTTAAAAGGAATTGATTTTGATACCGTTATTTTTGATGAAGCTGGACAAATTACACTCCCGATCGCGCTATCAGGAATGTTAGCTGGAAAGCGCCATATTTTTATCGGCGATCATAAACAAATGTCGCCAGTTATTACCGCAAAACATTAG
- a CDS encoding Rho termination factor N-terminal domain-containing protein: MQEKTTQETIIDYLRVKPSNHGEVETVLLAIPDKEKVKSEISQKERELIEETFKEQGTNLIPIIVRRIEPDEEEHEYEVVYGQKWCIIAEELGIDRLWTWVFDLEDDQVPLIQEKMGALAGNKPSDGLVKAFEVNLEPSLLAELNEGKVQIHIEIKPTVEVQKKSITKEYNQMNATELKALAKKRGLTGYSRLRKQELVKLHQDWDKNKSN, translated from the coding sequence ATGCAAGAAAAAACGACTCAAGAAACAATTATTGATTATCTTCGAGTTAAACCCAGTAATCACGGAGAAGTTGAGACAGTTTTACTCGCTATTCCTGACAAGGAAAAGGTAAAAAGTGAGATTTCACAAAAAGAACGAGAGTTAATTGAAGAAACTTTCAAGGAACAAGGAACAAATTTAATTCCGATTATTGTCAGACGCATTGAACCCGATGAAGAAGAACATGAATATGAGGTGGTTTATGGTCAGAAATGGTGTATCATTGCTGAAGAATTAGGAATCGATCGATTGTGGACTTGGGTTTTTGATTTAGAAGATGATCAAGTTCCCCTCATTCAAGAAAAAATGGGGGCTTTAGCTGGAAATAAACCCTCTGATGGCTTAGTTAAAGCATTTGAAGTTAATCTAGAACCGAGTTTATTAGCTGAATTAAATGAAGGTAAAGTTCAGATTCATATTGAAATTAAGCCTACTGTTGAAGTGCAAAAGAAATCAATCACTAAGGAATATAATCAAATGAATGCAACAGAATTAAAGGCTTTAGCCAAAAAACGGGGACTCACTGGTTATAGTAGGCTTAGAAAACAAGAATTAGTTAAATTACATCAAGATTGGGATAAAAATAAAAGTAATTAG